The DNA window GCCGCGGTCCGAGGCGGCGATTCGCCGGTGTGGCGTTCCGGGCTTGCGACGAGGCGGACGTGCTGAGGTTGGCTTATGCCCACGGTGCGCCCACGCGTCCGCTGCCCGACACCATCGGCGGCCGGTCGGTCGAGCTGGTCGACCCCAGTGGCATGCCCGTCAGCGTGGTCGCCGGCGTCACGGAACTTCCGGAACTAGCTGCACAGCAGCCACTTTCATTCAATTTCGGAGCCGAACCACGACGCGTCAACGAGGCTCAGCGTCCCGCGCGTGCGCCCGCCCGAGTGCAGCGCTTGGGCCATCTGGTCGTGCAGTCGACGAGATACCTCGCGGCACTGAACTGGTATCTGGACAACCTCGGGATGATCGTCAGCGACTTCTTGTACTTCCCCGGCCAGCGCGACCGAGGACCGACGATGAGTTTCATCCGCTGTGATCGTGGCCTCACCCCCGCCGACCATCACACCCTGGCGATAGCACTCGGTCCGGCCAACCGCTACGTCCACTCGGCGTATCAGGTCAGCGACCTCGACGCTCTGGCCGCCGGCGGCGAATACCTGCGCGAGCGCGGCTACTTGCGGTCCTGGGGAATCGGCAGACACATCCAGGGCAGTCAGATCTTCGACTACTGGCGCGATCCCGACGGCTATTTGTTCGAGCACTTCGCCGACGGTGACCTGTTCGACAACACCCTCGAGCCCGGATGGGCACCGTTCACCGCCTCCGGATTGGCCCAGTGGGGCCCATCGGCGACTAGGGACTTCCTCGGAACCGGCCTGAAATCGGCTCGCCACGAACTGGTTTCGATCGCCACCGCCCTTCGCGAACACAACGAATTCGATATCGGCCGTCTGGCCGGACTACTGAAAGTGCCCACCGCATGACCCTTTCCGTCCTGCACACCGCCGACTCTTGGTGGCTCAAGACCACCAACGGCGTCGTGAAGATCGACACCGCCGCCACCAGCACCGCAGCGCTCCTGGCCGACCGGGCCGCTATCCAGAAAGCCGCCGACAGCGCCGACACCGTGGAACCCGACGGTTTGCGGTTGGTGTCGCCGGTGACCAGGCCGTGCCGGGTCATAGCGCAGATGACGAACTTCGAGTCGCACGTCAAGGACGCGGGCATGGATCCATCGGCGGTTCCCCTGACCTTCTTTCGCAAGGCGTCGGCGTCGATCAACGGCCCGTTCGACGACATCGTCAGACCGCAACACGTCAAACTCCTCGACTACGAGGTGGAGATCGGGCTGGTGATCGGGCGCACCATCCCGGTCGGAAGCAGCATTTCCGATGCGAATCTCGCCGACCTTATCGCCGGGCTGGTCGTCACCAACGACATCTCGGCGCGCGATGTCCAACTCCCCCAAACTCAGTTCTATGAGGCAAAGTCGTATCCGACGTTCACCCCGGTCGGCCCGGAGCTGGTGCTGCTCGGCGCGGACGAACTCAAGCGGTTCGGCGATCTGCGGTTGCGGTTGAGCGTCAACGGCGAGGAGCGCCAGAATGCGCTGGTGGATCCCGACATGCTCTACCGTCCGCTGCAGGCGCTGCAGTCACTGACCCAGTTCCAGGAACTCGCGCCGGGCGATTTGGTGCTCACCGGAACCCCGGCCGGCACCGCGTTGAGCGCCCCGCCGAAACCGCTGCAGATCATCGGAAACCTGTTGCCGCCCAGCGTGAAGTGGAAAGTCTTCTTTGCGCGCCAGGCCGGCAACACGGATTATCTGCAAGATGGTGACGTCATAGAGGCGTCGATCGCAACCGATGACGAGGTCATCGATCTCGGAACACAGCGCGCCACAGTCCGATTCGCGTGAAGCCCGGTGAGTTCCGGCGCAGCTCCGTGATCGTAGTCGGTGCCGGACCCACGGGCATCACCACTGCGACCCTGTTGGCGCAATACGGCGTGGATTGCCTGGTGCTCGACCGTTGGCCCGCCGTGTATCCGCAGCCGCGGGCCGTGCACCTGGACGACGAGATCTATCGCGTCATCGCCCGCCTCGGCATCGCCGATGAGTTCAAGTCGATCTCCAGGCCCACACGGGGATTGCGATTGCTGGCAGCGGATTTCGGTGTACTGGCCGAGTTCAACCGCGACCAATCCCCCGACGCGAACGGTTTCCCGCAAGCCAACATGTTCGACCAGCCGGAGCTGGAGGCGCTGCTGCGCGCGAATCTCGAGCGCCATCCGAATGCGCAGTTACGCGGCAACGCCGAGGTCACCGGGATCACCCACGGCGCGGACGGCATCCGCGTCACGTTCACCGACCGCTCCGACGGTCGAGTGCACCGGGTCGACACACGCTATGTGCTGGGCTGCGACGGCGCCAACAGCATGGTGCGTGCCCACATTGGGTCCGCGATGCGGGACTTGAAGTTTCAGCAGCGATGGTTGGTCGTCGATGTGGCCACCGACGCCGACCTGGGCCAATGGGACGGCGTCCACCAGATGTGCGACCCGGTGCGCGCGGGAACCTATATGCGCATCGGAGAAGCCCGCTACCGCTGGGAGTTCCAGCTGCTGGCCGGCGAAACGGCCGCGGACTTCGGCACGCTGGAGGCGTTGCGGTCGTTGATCGCGCCCTGGACGGACAGGGTCGCCAACGGCGACCTTCGGCTGCTGCGCGTCGCCGAATACACCTTCCGCGCTCAGATCGCCGACCGGTGGCGCCGCGGCCAAGTGTTCATTCTCGGCGACGCGGCGCATCTCACGCCCCCGTTCATCGGCCAAGGCATGGGGGCGGGGGTTCGGGACGCAGCCAACCTGGCGTGGAAGATTGCCGCGGTCCATCACGGCACCATGGCCGCCGACATACTGGAAACCTACGAGCAGGAACGCAAACCGCATACCCGGCAGATGATCCGGTTGGCGTTGGGCGTCGGGTGGGCAATGACCGGTGGTGGCCGCGCGGGCGATGCGGCGCGCCGGTTGGTGTTGCCGCGGCTGCGCTTCCTCCCCGGCGTGCGCCGCAGGATCGTCGACTCGACCACGCCGTCACTGCATTCCTCTGCGCTGGTGTGTAATTCGCGGCTACCGCGCCGCCTCGCGGGCAGGTTGTGCCCGAATCCGTCGCTACCCGACGGCCGGCGCCTCGATAACGCGCTCGGCGCGCGTTTCGCGCTGATCACCACGATTCGCCCGACTGCCGCCGACGAAGCATCCCTGGTGCGCCGCGGCGTCGCCGTCGTGATCGCCCGACCTGGGGATCCCTTGGCGACGTGGCTACGCCGGGGACACGCCAACGCAGCGCTCATCCGCCCCGACCGGACCGTTGCGCGGGCCGGACGCAATGTCGCGGCTGTGTGCGCGTGGACAACTGCCGTCCTGTGCGATCGGTGAGGTCGCGTCTATTCGGGTGCCGCCGGCCGGGCGACGATGACCGGTACCCGCACCGAGTGCAGGACCGTGTTACTGACCGAGCCCAACAGCATGCTGGCTAGCCCGCCCCGCCCGTGACTGCCGACCACCACCAGCTGTGCGCCCTCCGCCTTGTCGATGAGGTGCCGCGCCGCCCGGTCGCGGGCGACCAGTCGATGAACGGCGACGTCGGGATACCGTTCCTGCCATCCCGCGAGGCTTTCGGCGAGGCTACGCTGCGCCTCGTCTTCCACCGCCGGCCATTCGGCTTCGAAGATTTCGGTCACCGCGGTGTCGCTCCAGGCGTGGATGGCGACCAGATCGACGCCGCGTCGCGACGCCTCGTCGAACGCGATCTCGGTGGCGAGTTCGGACGCCGGTGAGCCGTCGGTGCCCAACAGGACATAACCGTTGCGCGGATCCGGCAGCTCTTCGTCCCGGAGCACCGCGACCGGGCAATTCGCGTGCCGCACCACGGTCGAGCTCACCGACCCCAGCACACCACGAGCCAGTAATCCGTGACCGGCGCTGCCCACGACGATCATCTCCGCCGTATCGGACATCTTGAGCAAGGCCGGCACCGGGGCCGAATACACCAACTCCCGTCCGATGAGCACCTTGCGGTCGGCGGGCATCGCCTCGTCCGCGATTTTCATCGCGTGCATGATCGCCTTTTTGCCTTCGTCTTCCAGACTCGTGACGAGAGACTCGGGGTATGGCACCGGTGGGTACGTCGCGGTGGGTGTCGACACCGCGTGCACGACGGTCAGCGGGACATTTCTCATCGACGCTTCCCGGGCCGCCCAGGACGCGGCGACATTGGACGCTGGCGAGCCGTCAACCGCGACGACGATGCCGAGTTGTTTGCCGGATGCCGACATTTCGTTTTCCCTCCGTCGTGGACGACGCTATCCGACGGGGGGTTTATCCATCGTGAGGCTTTAGTCCTCAACTGTCGGGACGGAAGACTCCGGGGGTAAGCCGCTGGTCACGGGGGAGGTCAGCTCCTGTTAAGGCACGGCCGCGGCTAAGTCTGGCGCCGCTGCAATCGCGCAATGATCCAGAACGGCAACGCCACGAACACCGTGCCACCGATGAGATTACCCACGGTCGTGATGCCGATGTTGGTGAGCAAGCCGTGTTCGCCGAACCCCCAGGTGATCACGCCCCGCGGTGCGACCGGGTGGAAGAGATTGAGCAGCAAGGGAAGACCGAGAAATCCGACGTTGGCGATCACGTGCTGGGTGCCGCCGATCACGAAAGCGAACGGGCCGTAGAATGCGAATGCCATCCGGGCGATGTCGCTGCGCGCCTTGAAGAACATGCACATCGACGTCTGCAGGAACCAGGTGCACACCACCGCGAGCAGCAGTGCCGTCCAGAACGGCTGCCCGGCCTTCAGCGTGCCGACGGTCGCCGCCCGCTCGGCAAACGTACCCAGATAAGGGCCGCCGGCCGCGGCGCACACCGACACGAACACCAGAGCGCCAACGATGTTGCCGATCAGTCCGACGGTGACCAACACGACGTAGCCGCCCACGGTCAGTCCGCGGTTGAGCACCGCGAGAAAACCCGCGGCCATGTCCGCGGTGATCAGTGACATGCCCGACACCAGGATCAGGACGAAGGACATGCCGAAAGCCAGGCCCATCAGCAGGCTCGCCACGCCCGGTGTCTTGACGCCGGTGCTCACCACCAGGGCCAGCAGCGCCCCGAACGCCACCATGACACCGCCGACCAGGGAACGCATCAGGAATGTTAAGGGGTGCGCGGCCTTTTCGATTGCCATGGCCGCCACCCGGTCGACCATGGCGCCGACCGACAGGGGCTCGAACGGATCCTCGGACACGCCGCTCGCCCTGACGCCGGGAGGGAAAGCGGTCACGTTGTACGCAACCACAACGTCGCTCTGACGCTGCGGCGCTTCAGCGTTGATCGTCATCCGTGTTCGCCTTTCCTCAAGCTGTGGATCGTATTGATGACACCGGCAATGTGCTCCTCGCTGAGCCGCTCTCCGTCGAAGACATGGCTGAGCAGAATCTTGAGGTCGAGCATCTGTTGCAGGTAGACCAGGCAGGGTGGGCATTCGTCGAGGTGCTTGGCCACGATCGGCCCCCACTGCTGCGGATCGGAGTCGACGAGATCGTCGACCAGGCGGACGAAGTCGACGCAGTCGATTGCGGGGACTGTGTTGTCATGAACGGTCATCGTTGATACCGCTTTTCCAGTTCGGTTCGGAGATTTCCCCGGGCGCGGTAGAGCAGTGCCCGCTGCGCCTCGGCGGACAATTCGAGAAGCGCGGCCGCCTCGTCGGCCGAGGTTCCGGCGATGTCACGCAGGATGACCAGTTGCCGCTGTCGTTCGGGCAGCCCCTCCAGCGCCGCTCGGAGACAGCCGAGGAGTTCGGTTTCGACGGTCTGATCTTCGGGCAGAAAGCGATGCGACGGCGGGACGCTCCAATGTCCGGCATCGGGGTGACCGGCGGCATGCATGTGACCCGACAGCGGATCGTCGGCTTCGCCATCGGCGGCCAGCACCTCATGATGGCGGATCCGCGATTCCCGTTGCCGGTGCCGGGATGCGGTGTGTCTGACAATGCCGAACAGCCAGGTACTGACCGACGAACGCCCCTGAAACGAATCCGCCGACTGCAGCACCTGCACCCATGCCTCCTGCACCGCTTCTTCGGCGACGGTGGGCGAATCCACCATGGTGCGAGCGAAATTCACCATCGGACGGTGAAAGTCGCGCACCAAGCTGGCCAGCGGAACCCCGCCGACCAGGCGTTCGGATTCGGTACCCTCCGGTGGCACCGCCACCGGAGTCACCATCGACCTGCGCTCAGACGCATCTGGCCAGTTCCCAGCGCAGCTGCCCTTCGGACGGCGACTGGACGGGGATGAACGCCGCCTCACGGTAGCGCCTGCTTGCCGGCGTTCTGCTCGCATATCCTTTCCCGCCGGCAGTCCGGATCTCCAAGTCGGCACTGGCGCTGGACAATTCGGCTGCGGTCAGTCGCAGCGACAGCAGTTCCTTCTTGGTGGGCGGCTCGGTTCCTCCCACGGCCGCGGCCAGAGTCGCCAGCGTCGCCTCGGCATCGATCAGCTTCTGCGTCACGCGGTCGAGATCGGCGCTGAACACCTCGTTGACGCCGCCGAGCTCCAACCGGGCCTGCGTCACGGCCGTCCGCGTCAGGCCCAGGCACATTGCCGACTGCAGGACAAGGAAAGTCGGGCGGACCGCCTGCAGGAACCTCTCGAAGTCGCGCGACAACACCTGTTCGGCGGGGACGTGAGCGCCGTCCAGGTTCAGGTAGGACGAGGCGGTGCTGCCCATGGCCAGCAGATCGAAGTGCTCGCCCAGAACCACCCCGGGCGTGCCCAGGGTCAACGCGACGATCAGTTTCTCGCCGGCATCGGTCCGCACCGTGGTCACCATGGTCGAGTCGGGGTGCAAGTTACTGGCCCATCTGATCGGGCCGGACACCCGGTACCCGTCGGCCACGGGTGCGGCGGTCAGCTCCAAGCTGCCACAACCGGCCGCCTCCTTGAACGCCGCGGCCATGCCGGTCACCCCCAGCACGCTTCCCGTAAGCAGCGGTTCAATCGCAGCGATACTGAATTCAGTTGCGGCCATGAGCAAATACTCGACCGTCATGCGATGCGCCCACAACGAGAACCCGGTGCTCATGCAGGCCCCAGAGACCAACCGGATCACCTCGGCCATCACCGGGAGTCCGCCGTCGAGGTTGCCGGGAGCGCCGATTCCGAGCAGACCGGCCGCACCCAGCGCGGCGAAACTGCGCCGGGAGTGGTCCTCACCTCGGTCCAGCGCCGAGGCGTGAGCCCGAATGTCTTCCAATAGTTCGACATCCAACCGGCTGGCGGCAGGATCCATGGTCGCCGTCATTTCGCTGCCTCCTGAGCCTGCTGCGCGGAGTGCTTCCACGCGTAGTCGAGGAACTTCCCGTCGAATGTGACGACCACCCTGTCGCCCTCCGGGTGCGGGCGACGTTGCACGCTCAGTTGAAAATTGATGGCACTCAGCCCTTGCTGAACCCGTGCCAGCCTGATGGCCTCGCCGAGCTCGCTCTTGGTGAATGTCTGTGCTAACGCCGGGTTTTGCGTCATGATGCTTGTTGGCTGATCAGGGTCGAGTCGACCGTTACCGGGTTGCGAAACGTGTTCACCACGGGTGACCAGGCAATGGCGTTGTCGTGGATCTCCTTCAGCGTCGCTTCGTCGGCGCCGCCGGCCAGGCTCACCGTGCAGCGGACCGCGCTGAACCCGAGGGGCTTGCCGGGCGGGGTGTCCCCCACGCCCCACACCGCGGAGATATCGATGTCGCCTTCCATCTCGATTTCGATCTTGGTCAGAGTCACGCCACGACGGGTCGCGTTGGCCAACAGTCCCACCGATACGCACGAGCCCAGCGCGGCCAGCGCCGTCTCCGAGGGATTGGGTGCCGAGTCGTCGCCCAGCAGCGCGGGTGGCTCGCCCACCAGCATCGGCGCCAGGTCCCGTACATAGGTCATGTTGCGGAACCCGGTCTCACAGACCGTCTTGGCTTTGAGCGTCTTCTTGCCGGTCTCGGGGCTGGCCTTGGCGGTACAGGACAGCCGGTCAAGGCCTTCGGCGTCGATGACGAGTGCGTCGGTCATGTGAACTTTCTCCATTTCTCGCAGATTGTGCGGCGTCACGGAGTTAGTGCGCGGCGGGCATCGATGCGTGACGGCGGGCGCGATGGATTTACCGTCCCGACACGAAACATCACGCGCCTGAAACACAGCGCCACTGACCGGCCGCTGCCTATCGGCGAAATTTGCTCAGCCGAACAGGCTTTGCGCGATGTAATGGCCTTCGGCCGGCGCCGGCGGCACCGCGAAGATTGCTGACCCGATGTGGCGGATGTATTCGTTGAGAAGGTCGTGGGCACCCAGTCGGTTCTGCAGACGGATAAAATCTTGGGGATCTTTTTGATACGAGACGAACAGCAGACCGGCGTTGAGTTGGCCGTTGGCGTCGAGACCGTCGGTGTAGTTGTAGGACCGCCGGCGGATCATGATGCCGTCGTTGTTTTCCCGGGCGGCAAGGCCGACGTGAGACATCGGATCGATGAGCGGGTTGCCGTCGGTGCCCTTGGCGGCGAAATCCGGTGTATCGAATTCGTGCTTGCCGCTCAGCGGCGCCCCTTCCTCTTTGGTGCGCCCGAAGATCCGCTGCTGATTACCGATCCGGTCGACATCCCACGTCTCCATCAGCATCCGGATCTTGCGGACGACTTGGTATGTCCCCCCGTTCATCCACGGCTGGTCACTGTTGTTGACCCAGACGAATTTCGCGTACTCGCCATCGGTGGCGATGTTGCGGGTACCGTCCTTGAAACCCAACAGGTTTCGCGGCGTGTGCTGGCCGGGGCCGGCGGAGGCTCGACCGAAACCCAACACCGCCCAGAACGGCGACACGATATTGCGGCCGAGACGGGCCAAGTTGCGCACCGCGTGGTAGCAGACCTGGGGGTCGTCGGCGCACGCCTGCACGGACAGGTCTCCACCATGCAGCCGGGGATCAAGGTTGTCTCCGTTCAGCGGCGGCAGGTCGGTGAACACGGCGGGCCGCTTGGCGGCCAGTCCGAACCGATCGCCGAACAGCGACGGGCCCAATCCGACGGTGACGGTGAGGCTGGCGGGGCTCAGCCCGTAGGCCTCCCCGGTGTCCGCGGGAGGCTGCACCTCGACCTGCGGCTGTACGGTCCCGACCGGCTTGCCCTGCTGCAGGATCGCGGCGGCGGCCGACCAGCGCGCCAACAGCGTCTGCAGCTCTCTGCGGCCCGCGCCGCCGGCCACCGAGAACGACATGAACATGGCGTACCGCTGTGGGGGCGTGTCGATTCCGCCTTGGTGGGGCTGGCCGTAGAAGGGATAGCTGCGGCGCAGATCGACGGTGTCATCGTCGTCCCCGCGTTGCCCCGCCGCCATCGCGTGACCGGCGAAGCCGCCACCGACGGCGCCGATCGCGGCACCGCCCAGTCCGGCCAGCATGGCGCCGCCCAGCGCACGCCGGCGCGACACCGTGCTGGATTCCGCCGGCGTGCCGGCGTTGTTCGGGTCGCCGGCGGGTTCGGTGATGTCGTCAGTCACGATCAGCCGGCCGTGACGACTTTTTGGGCGACGGTAGACAGGCTTTGGTGCAGCGGCTGGATGACCGCGGTCAGCTTCGGTGCGTCGCTGGCCTTCAGCGCCGGGGTGTAGGTCTTGTAGCCGCCGAGTGCGGCCGCGTCGCGATACCCATCCAGCGTGGTGAGCACGCTTTGGAACTGCTGATCGATCTGGTGGACGAGATTGCCGTCGATCTTTTCCAGGCCCGGCCGCAGCGAGGCGTACGCCTGTTGGGCGCCTTCGACGTTGCCCGAAAAGTCCACCAGGTCAATGTGACTGAAGGCCTCTTCCTCACCGGTGATTTTGGTGTTCTGGATCTCTTCGATCAGGTCGCTGGCACCGTTGGCCAGGTCCTCGGGTTTGTACTGCAGGCTGGCGACGATGCCGTTCAATTTGCCGACGTTGCTTACCAATTCGGTGCTGAGCGCCTTTGTTCCGGGGGTGATCGCGCCGCCCTGCCACAGATCGCGCTCGATGGCGTGAAAGCCCTTCCAGCCGACCTTCGCGTCGACCGGCGTCGACTCGCGCATGTCGATCAGATAGTCCAGGCTGCCGGCGTTGTCGCCGACCGCGAAGCCCGGCAGGACGAAGCCCTCCACGGTGGACTCCGAACGCTCCCAGAACAACCGGGCTTTGGCGTAGGTGGCCTTCGCGGCATCGACATTGCCCCCCTGCACGGCAGCATCGAGTGCCTTCACGCCATCGTTGAGCTGACCGATCTGGTTGACGATGTAGGCCGCGTAGTCCTTGGTGCCCTTGCTGAGGATGCTGGCCACCGTGCCCGTCGGCGTCGCCGGCGTCTGGCCCGTCACCGTCAGGCTCTGGTATTCGGTGCTCGCACCCGGACAGTAGAGTTGGTAGGCACCCCCGTCCAGCGAAACCGTGAACGACACCGGGTCCAGGCCGGGCGCGAGGTTTTCCTTCTCGCCGACGATCCGCTGGTCCCTGAGTAATTCGACTTCACTGATCCCCGGCGCATTCGTATTGGCGACCGTGAAGGTCACCGGCCCGGCGGGCACGCTGGTGGTGTCCAGTGCGCAGCCGTCTTTGCCCCCGTCGTTGGCCAAGGTGACCTTGACCGCATTGGTGCGTCCCGGTTTCTGCTGCTGGGCATGGCTCGAGTTATCCGTCGAGTGGCCGCATGCGGTCATAGCCAACGCCGCGGCCGCGGCCAAAGCCGTTGCGGTGGGCCAGCTCGTGGAAGACCGGCGCCGTGCCCGGGCGATGCGACTCACCATTAGATCGATTTCCTCTCATCGTCTTGCCTGCGGTCCGTGCGCACCGAGGCTATCGCCGACAGCGCGCAAGCCAACGCAAAACCCGCTATCACCAATGGAAGCCAGACATTCCAGAGCTGCCGCTCGCCGCGATCACGGCCGTTCGAAACGATCTCGGCGGCAGTCGAGCGGTCCTCGACTTTGGACGTGGACCAGTCCGTCGTCAGCCCGCCGAGGCTGACGGTCTTGGCACCGATCAGCCCACCGCCGGTCAGAATCGCCGTGCGGTTGCTCATCGCTTGCGCACTCACCACTGAATCGCCTTGCGCGAGCACGGTATACACGGTGGTCGTCGACCACTGACCCTGAAACGGCCCCGGAGTGCGGCCGGCCGCGAGACCGACCGGTAGCCGGCCCCCCGTCATGCTCAGCAACTGACCCAGCGTGACTTCCGGCGCACCATCGGCCCCGGCGGGCTCGGAAGCCTGCCATACCTGTACCGGCAGGCCGTCCACGGTTTGGTCGTCTCCCGGGACGAGCACGATGTTGTGGGCGGTCGAGGTGCCCTGGGGGACGACGGTCAGTTCGCGTCCGTGCGGCCCGGTCACCATCGACACCGCAGCGGTGTGGCCGGAGCGGTCGGTGACGGTGCGCACGCGCACGCCCGGCGATGAGCCGGCGGCGGGCGTCACGATCGCCAGCGCCGCCGCGACGATGACCAGCACCGCCGACGTCGCCGCCAGCAACCGGCCGCGGGCCCGCGGCGTGGCGGCGAGCCGTGCGGGCCAGAGGAAGACGACAAGTACCGGCACGGCGTAGAGCAGCCAGCCCAGCACCTCGATGAGGCGCGGGTCGGCGGGGATGCCGAACACCCCGGTCGTGGCCGCACCCAGCACCGAGTTGCTGGGTATCCAGCCGGACAGGTCGAGCACCTGCTGCTGGCCGATGCTGACCCAACCCGCCTCGTGCGCGGTGCGCAGCGCACCCAGCACCAGCCCGGCGGCGATCAGCACCAGAAACACCCCGGTGACCCGGAAGAACCGGCCGAGGTTGATCCGCAGGCCGCCGTAATACAGGCCCACGCCGAGCCCGACCGACGTCGCGATGCCCACGGCGCCACCCAGCACGGCGAACCACCGGTTCCCGTGCGAGGTCTGCGCGGCCGCCAGCAAGAAGACCGACGTCTCGAAGCCCTCCTTGAGGACGGCAAGGAACGCCATCACGGCCAGGGCGAACGCGCTGCCGCGGTTGACCGCCCGACGGGCTTCGCGCTCAAGTTCCCCTTTGAGCTGGGCGGCGTTGCCGTTCATCCAGATGATCATCGAGGTCACGAACACCACCGCGATGGCGTTGATGACGGTCTCCATCATCTCTTGCTGGGCCTGCGGCAGGCTCGCGGCGAACAGGTCGAGGCCGACACCGACTCCGACGCTGAGCAGCACGGCCAGGGCGACCCCGGCAAACATTGGGCGCACGGTCTGGCCGTTTCGCATGAGGAAGGCACCGACGA is part of the Mycobacterium mantenii genome and encodes:
- a CDS encoding VOC family protein, whose product is MNLTNSTRQGALSDEHPGRGRNPVIRVVDIAWLTFERPDLARAEAFARAFGFHTAQRSPDEVQLRGTLPGGPCLILRRGPRRRFAGVAFRACDEADVLRLAYAHGAPTRPLPDTIGGRSVELVDPSGMPVSVVAGVTELPELAAQQPLSFNFGAEPRRVNEAQRPARAPARVQRLGHLVVQSTRYLAALNWYLDNLGMIVSDFLYFPGQRDRGPTMSFIRCDRGLTPADHHTLAIALGPANRYVHSAYQVSDLDALAAGGEYLRERGYLRSWGIGRHIQGSQIFDYWRDPDGYLFEHFADGDLFDNTLEPGWAPFTASGLAQWGPSATRDFLGTGLKSARHELVSIATALREHNEFDIGRLAGLLKVPTA
- a CDS encoding fumarylacetoacetate hydrolase family protein, whose protein sequence is MTLSVLHTADSWWLKTTNGVVKIDTAATSTAALLADRAAIQKAADSADTVEPDGLRLVSPVTRPCRVIAQMTNFESHVKDAGMDPSAVPLTFFRKASASINGPFDDIVRPQHVKLLDYEVEIGLVIGRTIPVGSSISDANLADLIAGLVVTNDISARDVQLPQTQFYEAKSYPTFTPVGPELVLLGADELKRFGDLRLRLSVNGEERQNALVDPDMLYRPLQALQSLTQFQELAPGDLVLTGTPAGTALSAPPKPLQIIGNLLPPSVKWKVFFARQAGNTDYLQDGDVIEASIATDDEVIDLGTQRATVRFA
- the mhpA gene encoding bifunctional 3-(3-hydroxy-phenyl)propionate/3-hydroxycinnamic acid hydroxylase MhpA, which encodes MKPGEFRRSSVIVVGAGPTGITTATLLAQYGVDCLVLDRWPAVYPQPRAVHLDDEIYRVIARLGIADEFKSISRPTRGLRLLAADFGVLAEFNRDQSPDANGFPQANMFDQPELEALLRANLERHPNAQLRGNAEVTGITHGADGIRVTFTDRSDGRVHRVDTRYVLGCDGANSMVRAHIGSAMRDLKFQQRWLVVDVATDADLGQWDGVHQMCDPVRAGTYMRIGEARYRWEFQLLAGETAADFGTLEALRSLIAPWTDRVANGDLRLLRVAEYTFRAQIADRWRRGQVFILGDAAHLTPPFIGQGMGAGVRDAANLAWKIAAVHHGTMAADILETYEQERKPHTRQMIRLALGVGWAMTGGGRAGDAARRLVLPRLRFLPGVRRRIVDSTTPSLHSSALVCNSRLPRRLAGRLCPNPSLPDGRRLDNALGARFALITTIRPTAADEASLVRRGVAVVIARPGDPLATWLRRGHANAALIRPDRTVARAGRNVAAVCAWTTAVLCDR
- a CDS encoding universal stress protein yields the protein MSASGKQLGIVVAVDGSPASNVAASWAAREASMRNVPLTVVHAVSTPTATYPPVPYPESLVTSLEDEGKKAIMHAMKIADEAMPADRKVLIGRELVYSAPVPALLKMSDTAEMIVVGSAGHGLLARGVLGSVSSTVVRHANCPVAVLRDEELPDPRNGYVLLGTDGSPASELATEIAFDEASRRGVDLVAIHAWSDTAVTEIFEAEWPAVEDEAQRSLAESLAGWQERYPDVAVHRLVARDRAARHLIDKAEGAQLVVVGSHGRGGLASMLLGSVSNTVLHSVRVPVIVARPAAPE
- a CDS encoding formate/nitrite transporter family protein, with protein sequence MTINAEAPQRQSDVVVAYNVTAFPPGVRASGVSEDPFEPLSVGAMVDRVAAMAIEKAAHPLTFLMRSLVGGVMVAFGALLALVVSTGVKTPGVASLLMGLAFGMSFVLILVSGMSLITADMAAGFLAVLNRGLTVGGYVVLVTVGLIGNIVGALVFVSVCAAAGGPYLGTFAERAATVGTLKAGQPFWTALLLAVVCTWFLQTSMCMFFKARSDIARMAFAFYGPFAFVIGGTQHVIANVGFLGLPLLLNLFHPVAPRGVITWGFGEHGLLTNIGITTVGNLIGGTVFVALPFWIIARLQRRQT
- a CDS encoding RNA polymerase sigma factor; protein product: MVTPVAVPPEGTESERLVGGVPLASLVRDFHRPMVNFARTMVDSPTVAEEAVQEAWVQVLQSADSFQGRSSVSTWLFGIVRHTASRHRQRESRIRHHEVLAADGEADDPLSGHMHAAGHPDAGHWSVPPSHRFLPEDQTVETELLGCLRAALEGLPERQRQLVILRDIAGTSADEAAALLELSAEAQRALLYRARGNLRTELEKRYQR
- a CDS encoding acyl-CoA dehydrogenase family protein → MTATMDPAASRLDVELLEDIRAHASALDRGEDHSRRSFAALGAAGLLGIGAPGNLDGGLPVMAEVIRLVSGACMSTGFSLWAHRMTVEYLLMAATEFSIAAIEPLLTGSVLGVTGMAAAFKEAAGCGSLELTAAPVADGYRVSGPIRWASNLHPDSTMVTTVRTDAGEKLIVALTLGTPGVVLGEHFDLLAMGSTASSYLNLDGAHVPAEQVLSRDFERFLQAVRPTFLVLQSAMCLGLTRTAVTQARLELGGVNEVFSADLDRVTQKLIDAEATLATLAAAVGGTEPPTKKELLSLRLTAAELSSASADLEIRTAGGKGYASRTPASRRYREAAFIPVQSPSEGQLRWELARCV
- a CDS encoding OsmC family protein, coding for MTDALVIDAEGLDRLSCTAKASPETGKKTLKAKTVCETGFRNMTYVRDLAPMLVGEPPALLGDDSAPNPSETALAALGSCVSVGLLANATRRGVTLTKIEIEMEGDIDISAVWGVGDTPPGKPLGFSAVRCTVSLAGGADEATLKEIHDNAIAWSPVVNTFRNPVTVDSTLISQQAS
- the efeB gene encoding iron uptake transporter deferrochelatase/peroxidase subunit, which encodes MTDDITEPAGDPNNAGTPAESSTVSRRRALGGAMLAGLGGAAIGAVGGGFAGHAMAAGQRGDDDDTVDLRRSYPFYGQPHQGGIDTPPQRYAMFMSFSVAGGAGRRELQTLLARWSAAAAILQQGKPVGTVQPQVEVQPPADTGEAYGLSPASLTVTVGLGPSLFGDRFGLAAKRPAVFTDLPPLNGDNLDPRLHGGDLSVQACADDPQVCYHAVRNLARLGRNIVSPFWAVLGFGRASAGPGQHTPRNLLGFKDGTRNIATDGEYAKFVWVNNSDQPWMNGGTYQVVRKIRMLMETWDVDRIGNQQRIFGRTKEEGAPLSGKHEFDTPDFAAKGTDGNPLIDPMSHVGLAARENNDGIMIRRRSYNYTDGLDANGQLNAGLLFVSYQKDPQDFIRLQNRLGAHDLLNEYIRHIGSAIFAVPPAPAEGHYIAQSLFG